Sequence from the Uloborus diversus isolate 005 chromosome 8, Udiv.v.3.1, whole genome shotgun sequence genome:
cgagtaacgtatattcagcaatcaggctgaactaaaaaaaaacgcatcatgcaaaatttcccttaaaaacaatgatgacagatattaaaatacttttaagaaattcaattGAGAAAGAtcgattcaaaaagcgtaaccatggaaacacaaaataaaataagtttaaggaattaaaatgcaaaagaaaatggttaacaatttgaacggatatgagattttttgaacttgatttaaaaaggcttgttaactttttttcctttcgagataaaagcttattttttcgaccataggtcgagttagatctggagttaaaaagggcgctttttccaatggcgtcaaaaagaaagctgtaggacaaatccttcactttttattgatttatttaatgaagaaagtagtgtcctaaatttcagctaagcctaaaaaaattcgagctaaacacgcaaataactcccgccgtaataaagttagaacattgaaacaaattgcgtagaacgcggaaaattctaccctttctaacgatatgtaatattaatacgtgcaagtgatttttcacccccatatttgagaatttatgtgaaaattggacgtaaagtggaataaaaaaagaactattcatcgaattttattcgaactggtctgcaaaccttttcaggacttaaaggaacaaactgtgaaaatttcagcgcaatcggccgggtagttctcgagttttgcgagttcaaacacacagacgctttttggggacttcattttatactatgtagagaagtgcGCAATTCTCGCGGTCTATCAGGAACCCTGAGTGAGTTaaaaccctttgcccccccccctccccccacttctcctcgggaaaaattcgaaatgacgggtcTGAATTTATCTGTCTGGAGATTCATATTTTATAAATGGAGGTGGGATGATCGTATCAAGGCGTCGATTCTGAGCTCGTCGTCGTATCATTTAGTTCATCAGAATGATGCACATCACCAGAGTCCTCCGAATGTGTGTCAATCTCTGCCGTTGTCGAAAATGCCCAGCTATCTTCGAAAACCTCAACCCCCGAGTCATTGTGCAGAACATCCGCCAGGTGACATTGACGCTTCGCCAGGTGCTGCTGCAGTCCCGACGGCAAGGGGTGGTCCGGGGAGAGGCCCTCCTCCTCCAGGAGGAACCGGATAGCTTCCCTCGCGCAGGCGCGGAATCCGGCTAGCAGGAGTTCCGCTTGGCGGTCGTCTTCAGCTGTGGCCCCTACCAGTTCCGTGCTCTCATCCGGGTTTTCCAGAATGTCAGGCATGATGAAAGTtcctgtgagggaaaaaaatcattaacatttcATGAATTTAtgtactactagtggtacccgcacggctttgcccgtaatagaaaaattaaaaggtcttttggttcgataatgtgtggtgaattttctcgccaattggcttgtgcccatgttacggttccacgtaatgataatttcgtaatttactcgtccatcttatgataattctgttcttaaaattggaatagaaaaagaaccacatcgaattttcaaaaaatcgcttcgaggtgcacacccccatgctacaaactaacgttgtgccaaatttcatgaaaatcggccgaacggtctaggcgctatgcgcgtcacagagatcctgacagacagagggactttcagctttattattagtaaagatatatattagggtggttcagaaaaactttttttcagctagcgtccaggacaccccctattttttttagacttactaatggtattatgctgtaaaagttttagcttcttactcaaattttaagagggtgctcaatgaccctcaatttaacattagccgtagcacagaaaatgtcataaatttagaaacaattatttccctaattgttttttttttttttgtaaattattatttaatttcactgcatatgcatattactagtgtatattataatgtgtagcactgttttttcagttcaatgtattttttaacccccccgacccatacttatgaagttcgGGGGAGggtttgagcaccctctttcagttgaaataggaagctaaaattcttccagtatattgctatccacaagtctaaaaatattgaggggtgtcctgttaacTAGGCGaaaccccccctttttttatacatatatgtattttcgAACCACTCTAATGTATATGTTTATATATACAGTCGATGCCGGTTAATAGGACCATATTTGGATTGGGCCATTTTGGTTCTAATTACCGGCTGGTCCGATGAAGCAAACGGTGGcctgtgctaattctgtattaactaccagtttgtttggcactcttgacttccttaagaggttttccgcctccagctcagtcacttcttatgcagggctgatgagtgctaaaaagcacgaaacttcagtcctcggctggaatgactgagttggcggtgtatttcatgcaggACCTGTGTAGCTTGACCGAACAAGCTAACTATACGCAAAACAtgaaaatgcttttataaatatTGTGAGCCTGATGATGAGTATACAAAGATGAAAAAATGgctttttacgaaatttttccattaaaaaataaattaaaatgaagcgaataaTATTTTTACACTCGTTCAACAACGTGTGCAGACCGATACGGTTTTAATTATTCCTTCCAATCAGTATCGATTCAATTCAATAACCAGAAGTAACTAAATATGTGAGAGtgaaaaaatttgataaaaagtaataatctgtcattaaaaatttcaatgaagtgTTTTAATTACGTATTTTAcagctaaacatttttttttttttttaaatcacacatTTTTGAACGTGCTAACTAAACGgaagaaatgtgaaatttcactgaaattttgatctCTGCTGGAACAGTGCCTCCATGTAATAGGAGTttcgttatcttttttttttccctacaaaTATTGCTGAGtttaatgaggttgtttccttcagtcaaaagtagtactttttgtcactgaaattgatagaataagcaaaaaattaaaaaaaagaaaattaatttgaattctgaaattttgaattcaaataatgtttttcgcaatcacgaactgagacaggaccctactcattggagttattgtttctagaaacggctcctgttccccccacgcctgcctctcctcctgggcgattacgtgtgcatagttgtgtgtgtgcgtagacctgtgtgtatgcacgtaggcgtgtgtgagtgtatgtgtgtgaagtcgtgtgtttgtgtgtgtgtgaacgtgcgtgtgtgtaggacatggacgcctccgaccaggagaagcggatagctcaaaaccggagcagccgctcCGCGCCGCGTCGCCAgtagaggacggtgggcggtggtgctgcaaaggcttctggtccaatttgaaaaaggcacggacaccaaaaacggtcaaatgagaacaataagcaatcgtgattgctcaaaaaaaaaaaaaaaaaacatggactcagaaaatacttttattttaccaacagttattttttaattaattttttaaaatgtcctattcttcaaacaaggcgtggtctttatgacgtcacaaatgatgtactgtggggcatctttctaccgcatttccacattatgataatcaagaagcgaattaaaattgcgctctacgcttgcaatcaaccacatcgttgccaatacacgtgagtaaagatgcgaattaaatattttggaccgtgaatggcaacactgaatggcatttcatcatttgtgatgtcatcggcagaagcgttaaacgatgaaagagcaccgatttaagtatttttttaaaaatattaaacttaaagaaattatttgaaaaacggtcagattctatgtttttaagcatgctctttcagaaaaaaactttaaaaattttggaaacgaccccattgaaaatTGCAAGgaaccattattaatttttattgcactaattATTAAGTTCGTGCACACACTTGACACTCGTTTCAAGAGgtcgattttattattattattttttttttttccaatttgttctcATTTTTCTCGGTTCGATTAAACGGATTTTTGGTCCCAATAAGCGAATAATTTTAGGCTTGTGtaatggaatttattttggttcaTGAAGATTTGGCTCGAATAAGCGGTTGGTCCGATTAAACGGTGGTCCAGTTCGACGGATTCCACTGTATATAGAATTTTTctcctctttatttttatttttttgcgtaaCTTTccgttaaagttttttaaaaagatgaataAGAAATGGAAGAAGAACTAATGTATCGTAAAAAAATGGcccaaaaaatcataaataaatattcaaaaattaaaaattggaaagtatggTTTGGAGATGAGGAAAATGAGTGCTTGTCTGTCTGTTGTCTGCCCTTAATAATTTCTGGGGGAGTTTTCGGATTCGAACCAGTGCCAGAACCAGGAGCCAGGAGGATGGTTTTGGgggttttaacacatattgccaaATCGTAATGCGGTAGTTGAATACATAAAAGGGCGGTTATGACCAAAAACCCTATTTAGAAGACAACTTCTGGCTGCGCTACTTCGTAGGAAAAAGCTTCTGAcgaagaacatgtttaaaaacgaaGAATCAAAACAACATCACTCTAGATCTAAATACCGGCAAAGtagatcccgaacttaaaggcggatttgattgaaacaaactttgttgggaaAAGCTCTGGAAGAAAATTGTGTTCAAAATGAACAATTCAAAGTTTTTTGAGAGAAATGCATccgaaaattttttaaacctttgaaaaaaaaaaaaaaaaaaaaaaactaccactaAGAGAGAGCAGGAAAGAGTGAGATTCTGAAAAGTTCTtagtttttggtttaaaaaatatcaaaaagttattaataaaaatcgaatttttttccatttggacTTAACATTTCGTCTCTGGCTTGTGTTCCCCTAGATAGATCACCGATTACAACAACAACGAATGTACAATAAGTAAAAACGgttatgaaataagaaaaaaaaatcttatagtcATACCAAGCAAAAAGTGAAGTTTTGATCGTTTTGAGTGTATTATTTTTggaataatgaaaattaatactttaGAGAGGATATATTTGTAGGAAAAAGAATTTAAACTTCCCTTGTATTTTTCCATGAAGGGCGCTAAACGTGCTTCAAGGGGGCTTATCTCCCTTAAGCCCCCTCCCCTCAACTCCGCACTTTTTCATGACAAGTGATCTACTTTATACGTTACTTTATTATGATTTTACTAGAAAATTGACCCTCAAGATATAAGGgtgaaaatggggtcgtttccaaaattttaaaagattttttttttctgaaagagcacgcttaaaaacacaggatctaactattttttaagtaatttgttttagtttaatatttttaaaaaagtacttaaattggtgcgctttcattgtttacattttttgccaatggcatcaaaaatgatgaaatgccattctgtgctgCCACtcagagagcaaaatatttaattcacatctttactcacgtgtattggcaacgatatggttgatagcaagcgtagagtggaattttaattcgcttcttagttatcataacgtggaaacgtagcagaaagatgcggcaaagtgcatcatttgtgacgtcatcaagaccactccTTCTATGAAAaattggacagtttaaaaaattaattgaaaaataactgttgggaaaatgaaagaattttctgggttcatgttattatcattattattattattattttttttttttttttttgcattctattaatttcagtgactaaaagtactacttttgactgaaggaaacaaccccattgcttctacgtttgaacgaagtCTGTTTGTGACATTttaatagttgacattttaaacctaactccagtggatgaaccctaaactccagtagatagcgttcattgttgacccctttttcgtttcttcattcccctgaaatgacagtcttaccagtaaaagagttaagttaccggatcgagttcagcctcgtcacaataaagcctttccctgcatgttaaacaatgcaaaacatattatcaaattatcatgccgtggcgcgagtttcattgttgatgacgtcaggagcgttactcgatcactgTTTGTTACATATATGAGGAAATTTActttacataaataataaattgtgCAACATTTCAGAGGCCATGCGCTAAAAGTCACTTTGTCATAacgtattcgttttttttttttttttttttgagcaatcacgattgcttattgctttcatttgactgttttggcgttcctatgactatattttcccgccagcaccctctgcagcatcaccgtcgaccggctcctcacgatgctgctcctatagcgaaaacagtctccaggttgcgtcaatatcctgcacttacacacatacatacacgcacatacatacacgcacatacatacacgcacgtacacacacacacacctacacacacaaacatatacacatacacacatatatacacctacacacatacacaaacacataaatatatacacctacacacacacacatacacacaactatccacacactcacgcctgcacacaaacacatatgcctacacacacatacacatcctgcacacacacacaaacactcatatacacaactacccacacactcatgcctgcacacagacacaaacacacatgcctacacacaaacacacataccccctacacacaaacacaataccccccacacacgcctacatacacacacacactcgtgattgcgaaaaacataatttgaattcaagagtacaaaattcaaattaattttattattattattattattattattaatgtttttgtttaaaaaaagtcattttaccctgttttttttttttttttgcttaaaattttataactttttataaaattaatttatttcttatttcctcagatttaaaatttttgctttaaaaagttcaaaaataaagtgactgatatttttgaaaaactttttcttttttttttctcagtgattATTTTTAGAATTCATGCAATTTCTGAGTCTATGCTTGCTAAATGGAAGCTCTACTTTTACAGAAATAGCGAAACAAGTTATACTCAGAAGAGGCGgcagaaaagagagagagagaagggaggGGATTTAAATGGTTCGCGACAGATGGTGTTGCCACCTGGCACATAGCTCCTTCAAAGCAGAAACTTCTAGCTAGCGggtatggcttttttttttttttccaacgcgcttttttttttttttttttttcatggattgaaTCAGCTGGTACAGATTTAGATTCTTAACATTATTTCGAATTCTGTCTTTCAGTGGTGTCCAACCTTTTCTGTTTTCGTTATATTTGACTAATTCTCGCGGGCCGGAACACATacacaatttcaaaatagttcattattttctaataacatgggaaaatatggaaaagaaagaaaaaacttacaAAACCAGTAATTGATATTATCAATTAGttgatgcatgtttttcagaaaccaatctCTAAAGATTTggttccaaatttgtgacattgtcattaatcgtactTTTCGATTTGTAACCAGTAGCGTTCCGCATGGTAGGGTATACTCCATACACGCCGTAtaccctcaaacatttttttagacatatagcgtatactttcaagctccaaaaatttaaatattacgacatattatgtatatgatcgcatacacatattgtgcgtaatggattactgggagatttaccctcagaaaaatagatgggaacatcactgtttgTAGCGTGACGCTTACTCAATCTTATCCCAATTTAAGCTTGAACTTTTATGCCTCAAAATCCTAACAGCACATCCAAAAGCAATAGCATGCACACTAtctgttttaactttaaaaccaGAATAAGGAATTTGCTCTTGAAAACATGCTAATTCCTTTgttcttatttcaattttttctccaaattttaatacaaatacagtcgagtcccgacttacgcgagggatgcgttccaagacccttcgcgtaagttgaaatttcgcgttgtggaaaagggtatgtgtaaaaacttttataaacatacccatacgattaaagacacttgtaaacaccacctcaaactgttaaaaaccatttctcaactatacattactgtttcttaaacaaaaacttgaatttttatttattgtatttaaaaaaaaaacgttttattcaacataaaaaacgATGCAAAAAATCAATGaccaatgggaaaggaagacgtaaaattaaccactacggtacgtacattatgttgtaagaaaaacaaatgcactatagttgttgaaactttctctttttccttctatcttcacaaactttaaatgaaacagagctcttagatgtcattatatttcatcaactttcccatatagaatgaaaaaaataaatttaatatgaagagtagttatttgtataagcgatgtttagactagcacggtgtgggaacttccgccctcagcgatgccaaagggatgaaggtgcattcacgaaaaaaccgcgattcccttcggaaaattttcatgttgcgggtgaagaattcgcgttaggaataaaattctttaccggagaaaaaatcgcgttatatcCAATTCGCGTAAGTTGgatcacgttgtagcgggagtcgactgtaagtaacaaatttaaGTTATAAAACACAAACACCGTTTTAACCTCGAAATCTTTACGCTAAGTTTCTAAAATATATGTGAAAATTTGTAATTTCATAGTTAAAAGGTGCTTGAAATCTTTCGATTATGAACTAGTTATcacaaaataagaattaaaaaacagaataatACCAAACTCAGACACACACAAGAAATTTACTTGAAATTATATAAATCAGTCCACATCCTATTGATAGtctctgtaaaactgtctttcttGCCTTCGTTCTGAGTACTGCAAGAATCGAATTTCCTGTTTATACTTCACCCTTCACAactgttatttttacatttttaagagaTATTTAAATGGATGAAATGTAGTAAAATTCCGAAATATGTATGTTTGAATTATTATTCGCAAAAATATGTTCACAAGTTTTTTTAACATGCACTTTTTCAATCCTCCTCCCCCTCTCCAATTGTTGAGCGTATAAAATACGAATTATCGAACTGAATTACAATCAAACTTTCTCCAACAGAAAATTTCCATTCTgaacagattaaaaataataatataaactaTTAAATACAAAGGAAACCATAGCCTCTCCCCTCCCCATACACACAACTGTTATCTATGATAAGAGTACAACTTAAGATTGGGACCCTCTCAAAAAAGGGGACTAAAGCATCtcgaaaattaaaagcaaaaaaaaaaaaaaaactaccaaattTAATGCTGTAGCACGCATCCCCTACGTAGACTCTCttcataaacaaacaaataaattaagaaCGATTTTTACTATATTTCAACGGTACCTAATTTTAAGGTATAAGGTAGTGGctacagttaagcatattttgtgtcttttttaaactgtgcgtctacaatattaattccaattttaaaactcaatgagcgtatcaTAGCCCAACTATTCCTTAATCGTCCTATTTCCTAAAAATGCCaggatttcaattttttcaattactgaagcagtggccactactgatgCGTTTACCTTATtccataagaaaatattttatttttaaattcgcaactccagagctcgaatacgctacctctTGCGGTAATTAACAAtactgccgaaaaaggtaaaacattccattccacgtgttttctttgggataaattagAGGCTTCGGACAATTTGtgttgta
This genomic interval carries:
- the LOC129228144 gene encoding uncharacterized protein LOC129228144 → MPDILENPDESTELVGATAEDDRQAELLLAGFRACAREAIRFLLEEEGLSPDHPLPSGLQQHLAKRQCHLADVLHNDSGVEVFEDSWAFSTTAEIDTHSEDSGDVHHSDELNDTTTSSESTP